A genomic stretch from Lachnospiraceae bacterium includes:
- a CDS encoding helix-turn-helix transcriptional regulator: MTFGERLRTLRQEAGLSQEQLGRMIHVSARVVGYYETDDRFPKNQQILVAIAKAFQVSLDYLLDNPVRQESSCPSRFCYMKSMDSEHRALVNQYILFLRWKQRKDEEDIPTDSEEAPAENHFLL, from the coding sequence ATGACCTTTGGCGAACGACTTCGTACCCTGAGGCAGGAAGCAGGCCTCTCCCAGGAGCAGCTTGGGCGCATGATCCATGTTTCGGCCCGTGTTGTCGGCTATTATGAAACAGATGACCGTTTTCCTAAAAATCAGCAAATTTTGGTAGCCATCGCTAAAGCCTTTCAGGTTTCTTTAGATTATCTTCTCGATAATCCTGTGAGACAGGAAAGCTCCTGCCCCAGCCGCTTCTGCTATATGAAATCCATGGACAGCGAACATAGAGCCCTCGTCAATCAATACATTCTTTTTTTACGCTGGAAACAACGCAAAGACGAAGAAGATATCCCCACAGATTCAGAAGAAGCGCCTGCAGAGAATCACTTTCTGCTTTAA
- a CDS encoding flavin reductase family protein codes for MKKLTWKPGNMLYPLPAVMVSCGSYENPGDEDQCNIITVAWTGTVCSDPAMTYVSIRPNRYSHHIIKETGEFVINLTTQALCRITDSCGVLSGADVHKFNRFGLTAQKAETVCAPLIAESPVNLECKVSRILPLGSHDMFLAEITAVRVAQDLMDANGKFHLEKADLIAYSHGTYMTLGRDLGKFGFSVRKERRSST; via the coding sequence ATGAAGAAACTCACTTGGAAACCTGGTAATATGCTCTATCCGCTTCCTGCCGTCATGGTATCCTGCGGCTCCTATGAAAATCCAGGCGACGAAGATCAGTGCAACATCATTACTGTGGCCTGGACCGGCACAGTCTGCTCTGATCCTGCTATGACCTATGTTTCCATTCGTCCCAATCGGTATTCTCATCATATCATTAAGGAAACCGGCGAATTTGTCATCAATCTTACTACACAGGCGCTATGCCGCATCACAGATTCCTGCGGCGTTCTATCCGGTGCTGACGTCCATAAATTCAATCGCTTTGGACTCACTGCTCAGAAAGCCGAAACCGTCTGCGCTCCTCTCATTGCCGAAAGCCCTGTTAACTTAGAATGCAAAGTAAGCCGCATACTTCCTCTTGGCTCCCACGATATGTTTTTAGCTGAAATCACCGCTGTACGCGTTGCGCAGGACCTGATGGATGCCAACGGAAAATTTCACCTAGAAAAAGCGGATTTAATCGCCTATTCCCACGGTACTTATATGACACTGGGCAGGGATCTTGGAAAATTCGGCTTTTCTGTACGCAAAGAAAGGAGATCCTCAACATGA
- the rpmE gene encoding 50S ribosomal protein L31: protein MKQGIHPEYFQAKVKCHCGNEFTVGSTVEEITVEICSKCHPFYTGTQKAIAARGRVEKFNRKYNMNNN from the coding sequence ATGAAGCAAGGAATTCATCCTGAATATTTTCAGGCTAAAGTAAAGTGCCATTGCGGTAATGAGTTCACAGTCGGCTCTACGGTAGAAGAGATCACAGTAGAAATTTGTTCTAAGTGCCATCCTTTCTATACCGGTACGCAGAAGGCTATTGCTGCTCGCGGTCGTGTAGAGAAGTTTAACCGCAAGTACAATATGAATAACAATTAA
- a CDS encoding DUF1385 domain-containing protein, with protein MKKSGEKKEARPSIGGQAVMEGVMMNGRLHYSVSVRKPNGEIQTELFDNQSVTEKHAILSVPVVRGVIRFAESLIIGMKTLNYSAEFFMEEESEEKKKERSHFWQTYGDRILMAGSMILAVVLCLGIFVALPVGASRLLYTYVTHNVYWMGLTEGILRMLLFLLYLFLVSKVKDIARTFEYHGAEHKTINCLEAGESLTPEHVKKYSRFNKRCGTSFLFIIMLISILFFSFIQVTDPLLRFALHLLLIPVIAGVSYEVLKFSAKSESRLINILVAPGLLIQRITTKEPDEEQIEVAIASVKKVLEAEYPDMKS; from the coding sequence ATGAAAAAATCAGGTGAGAAAAAGGAAGCAAGGCCTTCTATAGGCGGCCAGGCGGTGATGGAAGGCGTCATGATGAATGGCCGTCTGCATTATTCTGTTTCTGTACGAAAGCCAAATGGCGAGATTCAGACGGAGCTCTTTGATAACCAATCTGTCACAGAGAAGCATGCCATTTTGTCAGTGCCAGTGGTTAGGGGCGTGATTCGCTTTGCAGAGTCTTTGATCATTGGCATGAAAACGCTGAATTATTCTGCAGAATTTTTTATGGAAGAGGAATCAGAGGAGAAGAAAAAAGAGCGGAGCCATTTCTGGCAGACCTATGGGGATCGGATTCTGATGGCGGGCAGCATGATTTTGGCTGTTGTGCTGTGCCTTGGCATCTTTGTAGCCCTGCCTGTGGGGGCCTCCAGGCTTTTATATACGTATGTGACTCATAATGTGTACTGGATGGGGCTTACAGAGGGAATTCTTCGTATGCTGCTTTTTTTACTATATTTGTTTTTAGTGTCTAAGGTCAAGGATATTGCCAGAACATTTGAATATCATGGGGCAGAGCATAAAACGATTAATTGCTTGGAGGCAGGAGAGAGTCTCACGCCGGAGCATGTAAAAAAGTACAGCCGCTTTAACAAGCGGTGCGGCACCAGTTTTTTGTTTATTATTATGCTGATCAGTATTTTGTTTTTTTCGTTTATACAGGTGACAGATCCCTTGCTTCGCTTTGCGCTTCATTTATTGTTGATTCCTGTTATTGCAGGAGTATCCTATGAGGTTTTAAAGTTTTCGGCTAAGTCAGAGTCTAGGCTGATCAATATCTTGGTGGCACCAGGACTTTTGATCCAGCGAATCACTACCAAGGAGCCGGATGAAGAGCAGATTGAAGTTGCCATTGCTTCTGTGAAAAAGGTGTTGGAGGCGGAATATCCGGACATGAAATCATGA
- the prmC gene encoding peptide chain release factor N(5)-glutamine methyltransferase, producing MIWRCLLQQGKQILTGDEAAWEAWLLFAEVFQTTRAEFLLKEETEVTGQQERAYRQLLQRRREGEPVAYILRSWEFMGLAFKVTPEVLIPRPDTETLVEAALEWAPLEADILDLCTGSGCIAISLAHYLPQAHVEATDLSAAALEIAVWNAKENGVRVSFWQGDLWEALPAGRQYDLITANPPYIDADQYERLDREVREFEPKMALHGGEDGLAFYRRLAKQTGFFLKKGGRAYWEIGYDQGKAVADIVKGQGLRLIEVRKDLAGHDRVVIVEKEVAYV from the coding sequence ATGATCTGGCGGTGCTTGCTTCAGCAGGGGAAGCAGATTTTAACAGGAGATGAGGCCGCTTGGGAGGCATGGCTCCTTTTTGCGGAGGTTTTTCAAACCACACGAGCGGAGTTTTTGCTAAAGGAAGAGACAGAGGTGACAGGGCAGCAGGAGAGAGCGTATCGGCAGCTGCTGCAAAGGAGAAGAGAAGGGGAGCCGGTGGCCTATATCCTGCGAAGCTGGGAGTTTATGGGCCTTGCGTTTAAGGTGACGCCAGAGGTTCTCATCCCGCGGCCGGATACGGAGACACTTGTAGAGGCAGCGCTGGAATGGGCGCCTTTAGAGGCTGACATTCTGGATCTATGCACGGGGAGCGGATGTATTGCTATAAGTCTGGCGCATTATTTGCCTCAGGCTCATGTGGAAGCGACGGATTTGTCTGCAGCGGCGCTGGAGATAGCCGTCTGGAATGCGAAGGAAAATGGCGTGCGTGTAAGCTTTTGGCAGGGCGATCTGTGGGAGGCACTGCCGGCTGGCCGGCAATATGACCTGATTACGGCAAATCCGCCGTATATTGATGCCGATCAGTATGAGAGGCTGGACCGGGAGGTGCGGGAATTTGAACCTAAGATGGCGCTGCACGGAGGAGAGGATGGTCTGGCGTTTTACCGGAGACTGGCGAAGCAAACGGGCTTTTTTTTGAAGAAGGGCGGCAGAGCCTATTGGGAGATTGGCTATGATCAGGGAAAGGCTGTAGCGGATATTGTGAAAGGGCAAGGGCTTAGGCTGATCGAAGTGCGTAAGGATTTGGCCGGACATGACCGAGTGGTGATTGTAGAGAAGGAGGTGGCATATGTTTGA
- the prfA gene encoding peptide chain release factor 1 — MFDRLEELVNRYEELGIRLNEPSIIGDQGLWQKIMKEHAGLMPLVETYQRYKAVKQNEEEARMLLEEEKEEELRQLAKEELAQAKEELAELETRLKVLLLPKDPNDEKNVFVEIRSGAGGDEAALFASELYRMYGRYAERRGWKTELASLNENGLGGFKEVVFMVQGAGAFSRLKYESGVHRVQRVPATESGGRIHTSTVTVAVLPEAEEVDVDINPNDIRIDVFRSSGNGGQCVNTTDSAVRITHYPTGIVVSCQDEKSQLKNKDKAMKVLRARLYERELAKQQAEISADRRSQVGTGDRSEKIRTYNFPQTRVTDHRIKLTTHRISEIMDGDLDELIDGLITADQTAKLAKMNEE, encoded by the coding sequence ATGTTTGATAGATTAGAAGAGCTGGTGAATCGATATGAGGAGCTGGGCATTCGGCTGAATGAGCCGAGTATTATCGGAGATCAGGGACTCTGGCAGAAAATTATGAAAGAGCATGCTGGATTGATGCCTCTGGTGGAGACCTATCAGCGGTATAAAGCGGTGAAGCAAAATGAAGAAGAGGCCAGAATGCTGTTGGAGGAGGAAAAAGAGGAGGAGCTGAGGCAGCTGGCCAAGGAGGAGTTGGCGCAGGCTAAAGAAGAATTGGCTGAGCTTGAGACGAGGCTGAAGGTCTTGCTGCTGCCCAAAGATCCTAATGATGAAAAGAATGTATTTGTGGAGATTCGCAGCGGTGCGGGTGGAGATGAAGCGGCCTTGTTTGCTTCAGAGCTGTACCGGATGTACGGACGGTATGCGGAGCGCAGGGGATGGAAGACAGAGCTGGCCAGCTTGAATGAAAACGGATTGGGGGGCTTTAAAGAGGTTGTCTTTATGGTACAGGGCGCAGGCGCTTTTTCAAGGCTCAAATATGAAAGCGGAGTGCATAGAGTGCAGCGGGTACCGGCTACGGAATCGGGAGGAAGGATTCATACGTCTACGGTAACGGTAGCGGTGCTGCCGGAAGCGGAGGAGGTGGATGTGGACATCAATCCTAATGATATCCGCATTGATGTTTTTCGCTCTTCCGGTAATGGAGGACAGTGCGTCAATACAACGGATTCAGCTGTTAGGATTACTCATTATCCTACCGGAATCGTGGTCAGCTGTCAGGATGAAAAAAGCCAGCTGAAAAATAAGGATAAGGCGATGAAGGTGCTGCGTGCCAGGCTGTATGAACGGGAGCTGGCGAAGCAACAGGCAGAGATATCGGCAGATCGCCGCAGTCAGGTAGGGACGGGGGATCGGAGCGAAAAGATCCGGACGTATAATTTTCCGCAGACACGCGTCACAGATCACAGGATTAAGCTGACAACGCATCGGATCAGCGAGATTATGGACGGAGATCTGGATGAGCTGATTGATGGATTGATCACAGCAGATCAAACGGCTAAGCTAGCTAAAATGAATGAAGAATAA
- the fusA gene encoding elongation factor G has product MEVYSAENIRNIVLLGHGGVGKTTIAEQMAYISKAIARPGKIADKNTISDFDPEETKRGFSINTSVLPIEWSSSFIKHKINVLDTPGYFDFAGEVDEAIRAAGGAVIVVSAKAGVQVGTEIAWEKAEKKGLPRMIFVNGMDEAEADLVKVLEELKEKFGKVIAPFQVPFKEDGKFAGFVNVPKMEGRRFSGNRVEDCPIPEGMEEEVEPVRQMILEAVAATDDALMERFFNEEEFTQEEILTALRNGIVAGEIVPVLCGSAANGTGIGVLMSSICSYLPNPVMAHATNEALDPNGNLIEVPCQPAGNFSGIVFKTSVDPYLGKINYFKVLSGTLRKDETIVNVNKEAEARISRLYVMRGKEQIEVPELRAGDIGALSKLTVTATGDTLASKGFNVKYPGVDFSESLLCMAIQPKNKGDEDKVSSSLTKIMEEDPTIRTEIDSELKQQLIYGAGDQHLDVIVNKLKNKFKVEVELTKPKVSYRETIKGRAEVRGKYKKQSGGHGQYGDVLMVFEPSGDVTMPYVFEEKIFGGSVPKNYFPAVEKGIQECVKSGVLAGYPMVGIKATLIDGSYHPVDSSEMAFKMATSTAFKEGIPQAKPVILEPIASVHILVDEAYMGDIMGDMTKRRGRVLGMEHQGNKQLIEAEVPMAEMFTYPTELRSMTQGRGSYTLEFARYEEASHDVMQKIIAESQISQA; this is encoded by the coding sequence ATGGAAGTATATTCTGCGGAGAATATCCGCAATATCGTATTATTGGGACATGGAGGGGTCGGTAAGACGACGATTGCCGAACAGATGGCATATATTTCTAAAGCGATTGCAAGACCGGGTAAAATAGCAGATAAAAATACTATCAGTGATTTTGATCCTGAAGAAACGAAACGAGGCTTTTCAATTAATACGTCTGTACTGCCGATTGAATGGAGCAGCAGCTTTATTAAACATAAAATTAATGTGTTGGATACGCCTGGCTATTTTGATTTTGCAGGGGAAGTGGATGAGGCGATTCGGGCCGCCGGAGGCGCTGTGATTGTAGTATCGGCAAAAGCAGGCGTACAGGTAGGAACGGAGATTGCGTGGGAAAAGGCCGAAAAGAAGGGCCTGCCGCGTATGATTTTTGTAAATGGTATGGATGAAGCAGAGGCTGATTTGGTGAAGGTACTGGAAGAATTAAAAGAAAAATTCGGCAAGGTTATTGCACCTTTTCAGGTACCTTTTAAAGAGGATGGAAAATTTGCCGGCTTTGTGAATGTTCCTAAGATGGAAGGGCGGCGTTTCTCTGGTAACCGTGTAGAGGATTGTCCGATTCCGGAAGGCATGGAGGAAGAAGTTGAGCCAGTTCGCCAGATGATCCTGGAGGCAGTGGCCGCAACGGATGATGCACTTATGGAGCGTTTCTTCAATGAGGAAGAGTTTACGCAAGAGGAGATTTTGACAGCGCTGCGAAATGGTATTGTAGCTGGGGAAATTGTGCCCGTATTATGCGGGTCAGCCGCTAATGGGACGGGTATCGGTGTATTGATGAGCTCGATATGCAGCTATCTGCCCAATCCGGTTATGGCACATGCGACCAATGAGGCACTGGATCCCAATGGGAATTTAATTGAGGTGCCCTGCCAGCCGGCTGGCAATTTCTCGGGTATTGTATTTAAAACAAGTGTGGATCCGTATCTGGGAAAGATCAATTATTTTAAGGTTTTGTCCGGAACGCTGCGTAAGGATGAGACGATTGTGAATGTGAATAAAGAGGCCGAAGCCCGCATCAGCCGTCTGTATGTGATGCGCGGAAAGGAACAGATCGAAGTGCCGGAGCTGCGCGCTGGAGATATCGGAGCGCTTAGTAAGCTTACGGTAACAGCGACGGGCGATACGCTGGCTTCTAAAGGTTTTAATGTAAAATATCCGGGCGTTGATTTTAGTGAATCCCTGCTTTGCATGGCCATTCAGCCTAAAAATAAAGGCGATGAGGACAAGGTAAGCAGCAGCTTAACTAAGATCATGGAAGAAGATCCGACAATTCGTACAGAGATCGACAGTGAGCTAAAACAGCAGCTTATCTATGGGGCTGGAGATCAACATTTGGATGTCATTGTCAATAAGCTGAAAAATAAGTTTAAGGTAGAGGTGGAGCTTACCAAGCCAAAGGTTTCTTATCGTGAAACAATCAAAGGCAGGGCTGAGGTGAGAGGAAAATATAAAAAGCAATCCGGCGGACATGGACAGTACGGGGATGTGCTGATGGTTTTCGAACCCTCCGGCGATGTGACAATGCCTTATGTATTTGAAGAAAAGATTTTTGGCGGCTCTGTGCCGAAAAATTATTTCCCGGCTGTGGAAAAAGGGATTCAGGAATGCGTAAAGAGCGGTGTTTTAGCTGGCTATCCTATGGTAGGCATCAAGGCGACGCTGATTGATGGCTCTTATCATCCGGTAGATTCTTCGGAGATGGCCTTTAAAATGGCAACCTCCACTGCCTTTAAAGAGGGAATACCGCAGGCAAAGCCTGTTATTCTGGAGCCTATTGCATCGGTTCATATTTTGGTGGATGAGGCCTATATGGGTGATATTATGGGCGATATGACAAAGAGGCGCGGTCGCGTGCTAGGCATGGAGCATCAGGGGAATAAGCAGCTTATTGAAGCAGAGGTTCCTATGGCGGAAATGTTTACGTATCCGACGGAGCTTCGTTCTATGACACAGGGGCGCGGTTCTTATACATTGGAATTTGCCCGTTATGAAGAAGCCAGTCATGATGTAATGCAGAAGATTATTGCAGAAAGTCAGATATCACAGGCATAA
- the sigK gene encoding RNA polymerase sporulation sigma factor SigK yields the protein MWFTLLLQVLFHARYEAGGGSFAKPMSLKEEQEALRRLGEGDMAAREELIERNMRLVAHVARKYTSTVTSWESDDLISVGAIGLIKGIDTYDLEKKAKLSTYLARCIENEILMLLRSDKKKKQDISLQEPIGQDKEGNTISWDDVLVYEEGCVTDQVDLALDKKELQKVMESELTERERYVLCLRYGLNGRQEETQRQVAKRMGISRSYVSRIEKKALEKLQHKMARPL from the coding sequence ATGTGGTTTACTCTTTTGTTACAGGTACTTTTTCATGCCCGATATGAAGCTGGAGGCGGTTCATTTGCTAAGCCAATGTCACTTAAAGAAGAACAGGAGGCATTAAGACGTCTGGGAGAAGGAGATATGGCGGCAAGAGAAGAATTGATTGAACGGAATATGCGTTTAGTGGCGCATGTGGCCAGAAAATATACGTCAACCGTTACCAGCTGGGAATCTGACGACTTAATTTCGGTCGGTGCCATTGGGCTCATCAAAGGGATTGACACATATGATTTAGAAAAAAAAGCAAAGCTTAGCACATATCTTGCCAGATGTATAGAAAATGAGATATTGATGCTGCTGCGCTCAGATAAAAAGAAAAAGCAGGACATTTCGTTGCAGGAGCCGATAGGGCAGGACAAAGAAGGCAATACGATTTCATGGGACGATGTACTGGTATATGAAGAGGGATGCGTAACGGATCAGGTGGATTTGGCATTAGATAAAAAAGAGCTTCAAAAGGTCATGGAATCAGAATTGACAGAAAGAGAAAGGTATGTGCTGTGCCTTCGATATGGGCTGAATGGGCGGCAAGAAGAAACGCAGCGACAGGTTGCAAAAAGAATGGGAATTAGCAGAAGCTATGTTTCCCGCATAGAAAAAAAGGCGCTCGAGAAGCTGCAACATAAAATGGCGCGGCCTCTGTGA